A window of Selenomonas ruminantium subsp. lactilytica TAM6421 contains these coding sequences:
- a CDS encoding homocysteine S-methyltransferase family protein, whose amino-acid sequence MSRIEIFDGAMGTMLQAGGLQPGACPELMNVENPEVVKNIHRAYIEAGATIIETNTFGASPLKLEHYGLTDRMAELNKAAVTIAKEAAQGRAKVAGSMGPTGRFIEPLGDLSFDDAYTNFFDQATALAEAGADFLIIETCIDLQEMRAALLAAKAACDIPVICQLSYSEDGRTVTGTDPQSAAILLDAMGADIIGVNCSLGPEELVPIVKTLAENCTCPISVLPNAGMPYLKDGQTVFPMGPEDFGKWGVKLLEAGASYLGGCCGTTPEHIRELANAVKDLPLPERRLPAKRLWLTSRSKAVCIDRSLPTRLIGERINPTGRKKLAAEIKEGSLLGVKKEAVNQVKAGAHLLDVNMGVGGIDQAAAMKRAVTEISQLTDAPLSIDTSDAKALEAGLKAYPGRALINSVSYEPERIAEFLPLAKKYGAAILCLPITPDGVPKTAEERIAVMHKIIAAAKEQGLDDGDFLLDALVMTVSADKNACYEVLITLQMYRERFGYPTTMGLSNISFGLPNRPLINSTFFAMCLAAGLDAPIMNPYDEAMQRALMASAALLGDDPNGLAYSKNEANLAVPKAAATAKVTELSPLEAIKQAVIDGEKDEIPSLVENALKSGLEANTITEQALTAAMTDIGVDFGAGRMFLPQVLLSAETMRSAFNKLKELTPANAAAPNQGTVVIATVKGDVHDLGKNITGALLANSGFKLIDLGKDVDSTEIVKAAIENNADIVGLCALMTTTMVQIDKVIADLKEAGCDAKVMVGGAAVTQDYADSAGADAYAPDGVKAVELAKELVKK is encoded by the coding sequence TGTAGAAAATCCCGAAGTGGTTAAAAACATTCATCGGGCTTATATCGAAGCCGGTGCAACCATTATCGAAACCAACACCTTCGGCGCCAGCCCCCTGAAATTGGAACATTACGGCCTGACTGACCGCATGGCCGAACTCAATAAAGCCGCTGTCACCATCGCCAAAGAAGCAGCCCAAGGACGGGCCAAAGTAGCCGGCTCCATGGGCCCCACCGGCCGCTTTATCGAACCGTTAGGGGATCTCTCCTTCGATGATGCTTATACGAACTTCTTTGACCAGGCAACAGCCCTGGCGGAAGCAGGCGCTGATTTCCTGATCATTGAAACCTGCATCGACCTGCAGGAAATGCGTGCCGCCCTGCTGGCCGCCAAAGCAGCCTGTGATATTCCCGTGATCTGTCAGCTTTCCTACAGTGAAGACGGCCGTACCGTAACGGGCACCGATCCCCAGTCTGCCGCCATCCTGCTGGATGCCATGGGCGCTGACATCATCGGTGTCAACTGCTCCCTGGGGCCGGAAGAACTGGTGCCCATCGTCAAAACCCTGGCCGAAAACTGCACCTGCCCCATCAGCGTCCTGCCCAATGCCGGCATGCCCTACCTCAAGGATGGACAGACCGTCTTCCCCATGGGCCCGGAAGATTTCGGCAAGTGGGGCGTGAAGCTGTTGGAAGCCGGGGCTTCCTATCTGGGCGGCTGCTGCGGCACCACCCCCGAACATATCCGGGAACTGGCTAACGCCGTAAAGGACCTGCCCCTGCCGGAACGCAGGCTGCCCGCCAAAAGACTCTGGCTCACCAGCCGCAGCAAGGCCGTCTGCATTGACAGATCCCTGCCCACCCGCCTGATTGGCGAGCGCATCAACCCCACGGGCCGCAAGAAGCTGGCCGCCGAAATCAAGGAGGGCTCCCTGCTTGGTGTCAAGAAGGAAGCCGTCAATCAGGTCAAGGCCGGGGCCCATCTGCTGGATGTCAATATGGGGGTTGGCGGCATCGACCAAGCCGCTGCCATGAAGCGGGCCGTAACCGAGATATCCCAGCTCACCGACGCCCCGCTGTCCATCGATACCAGCGATGCCAAAGCGCTGGAAGCCGGCCTCAAAGCCTATCCCGGCCGTGCCCTTATAAACTCCGTCAGCTATGAACCGGAACGCATTGCCGAGTTCCTGCCTTTAGCAAAAAAATACGGCGCGGCTATCCTCTGCCTGCCCATCACACCGGATGGTGTCCCCAAGACCGCCGAGGAACGCATTGCCGTAATGCATAAGATCATCGCCGCAGCCAAGGAACAGGGCCTGGATGATGGGGATTTCCTGCTGGATGCGCTGGTCATGACCGTATCCGCGGATAAAAATGCCTGCTATGAAGTCCTCATCACCCTGCAGATGTACCGGGAACGCTTCGGCTATCCCACCACCATGGGGCTTTCCAATATCTCCTTTGGCCTGCCCAACCGCCCGCTGATCAACAGCACCTTCTTTGCCATGTGCTTAGCAGCCGGTTTAGATGCCCCCATCATGAATCCCTATGATGAAGCCATGCAAAGGGCCCTGATGGCCAGCGCCGCCCTGCTCGGTGATGATCCCAACGGACTAGCCTACAGCAAGAACGAGGCCAATCTGGCCGTGCCCAAGGCAGCCGCCACAGCAAAAGTCACGGAGCTTTCCCCGTTGGAAGCCATCAAACAGGCCGTGATTGACGGCGAAAAGGACGAAATCCCCTCTCTGGTGGAAAATGCCCTGAAATCCGGTCTTGAAGCCAACACCATCACCGAACAGGCTCTGACAGCCGCCATGACGGATATCGGCGTGGACTTCGGCGCAGGCCGCATGTTCCTGCCCCAGGTCCTGCTCTCTGCCGAAACCATGCGGTCTGCCTTCAATAAGCTCAAGGAACTGACCCCCGCCAACGCCGCCGCCCCGAACCAAGGTACAGTGGTGATTGCCACCGTCAAAGGTGACGTACACGATCTGGGCAAGAACATAACGGGTGCCCTGCTGGCCAACAGCGGGTTCAAACTCATCGATTTGGGCAAGGACGTGGACAGCACGGAAATCGTCAAGGCTGCCATCGAAAACAATGCCGATATCGTCGGCCTCTGCGCCCTGATGACCACCACCATGGTACAGATTGACAAGGTCATCGCCGACCTCAAGGAAGCCGGCTGCGATGCCAAAGTCATGGTGGGCGGCGCCGCCGTAACCCAGGACTACGCCGACAGTGCCGGTGCCGACGCCT